From Alcaligenes faecalis, the proteins below share one genomic window:
- a CDS encoding GGDEF domain-containing protein, with translation MGTVLEGWKNLQAISISSVRDTLSGKYHSRDFIHARMEYLRSRVILVGLLFALLTPLWTLMDWLVLPGWPTHLMAIRVLSLGGLILCVWLAFNGHQRITRIYVLSGLVFILPASFYAYMLLTLSGAGHYVVLGYGFIPFLLVATLSIFPFTLLESALVGGALIALQVLASVSSGTWMTMKGLQDLWLLSALLVVALTANYFHLGLLLRLYRQATHDTLTGLLNRGAVSRQLGQGPVQEKLHVLMVDLDHFKQINDTHGHSVGDDVLTRTASLFKAHLGPDDLAARYGGEEFVLILAGRSDAQALSFADLLLRQVQAQTFYNHDREPFQITASMGLAVCQPGQVIEDVLMQADQRLYDAKRAGRNQVVAKG, from the coding sequence ATGGGAACAGTTCTGGAAGGCTGGAAAAACTTGCAAGCGATCAGTATCAGCTCGGTGCGCGACACACTGAGCGGGAAATATCATTCTCGTGACTTCATTCATGCCCGGATGGAGTATTTGCGCAGCCGTGTCATCCTGGTCGGCTTGTTATTTGCTTTGTTGACCCCCCTTTGGACCTTGATGGACTGGCTGGTTTTACCTGGCTGGCCCACGCATTTGATGGCGATACGGGTTTTAAGCCTGGGGGGATTGATCTTGTGTGTGTGGCTGGCATTCAATGGCCACCAGCGCATCACCCGCATTTATGTTTTAAGCGGGCTGGTTTTTATTTTGCCGGCCTCTTTTTACGCGTATATGCTGCTGACGCTCTCGGGGGCAGGGCATTACGTGGTGCTGGGCTACGGCTTTATTCCTTTCCTGCTGGTGGCGACCTTAAGCATTTTTCCCTTCACCTTGCTGGAATCTGCTTTGGTAGGGGGCGCATTAATTGCCTTGCAGGTCCTGGCCAGTGTCAGTTCTGGAACCTGGATGACCATGAAAGGTTTGCAAGACCTTTGGCTCTTGAGTGCCTTGCTGGTTGTTGCCCTGACCGCCAATTATTTTCATCTTGGGCTATTGCTGCGTTTATACCGGCAAGCCACGCACGATACCCTGACCGGGCTATTGAACCGGGGCGCGGTCAGCCGTCAATTGGGACAGGGGCCAGTCCAGGAAAAACTGCATGTGCTGATGGTGGATCTGGATCATTTCAAGCAGATCAACGATACCCACGGGCATTCGGTAGGGGATGATGTATTGACGCGTACCGCCTCTTTATTCAAGGCGCATCTGGGGCCGGATGATCTGGCGGCCCGTTATGGCGGCGAAGAGTTCGTGCTGATTCTGGCCGGGCGCAGTGATGCGCAGGCTTTGAGCTTTGCTGATTTGCTCTTGCGTCAGGTGCAGGCACAAACCTTTTATAACCACGACCGCGAGCCTTTCCAGATTACGGCCAGTATGGGTTTGGCGGTGTGCCAGCCCGGTCAGGTGATTGAGGATGTGCTGATGCAGGCTGACCAGCGCTTGTACGATGCCAAGCGCGCCGGTCGCAATCAGGTGGTGGCGAAGGGCTAA
- a CDS encoding LysR family transcriptional regulator, which produces MSWSERIRLKHLQVLIRLCEEKSMSDVARQSNMTQPALSKWLKDFEDNIGMPLFERHARGIEPLPAALALVSQAQGVLNRLDRMSATLEQYRQGFRQQFTLGISPMVAAVYLPQLLVYLHERDPQCHIRIQEGTLDILSRNLEQGELDLVIGRVDEAGRNPAMAYLPLGMVPLGVAACRKHPLAQQDEVTWEQTLEYPWILPPRNSPMRRSFELSLDAKGLPYPTCAIESAYAHTNARVAVGSDFLVPMTRSMVPVYPELCILELDWSDPRLHGQLGLLWRPQDSGEPMLEEVISWMSKQSQVM; this is translated from the coding sequence ATGAGCTGGAGTGAACGCATTCGCTTAAAGCATCTGCAGGTTTTAATTCGTCTGTGCGAAGAAAAAAGCATGAGCGATGTGGCCCGGCAGTCCAATATGACTCAGCCTGCCTTGTCAAAATGGCTCAAGGATTTTGAAGACAATATAGGCATGCCCTTATTTGAGCGCCATGCTCGTGGCATTGAGCCTTTGCCTGCAGCCCTGGCGCTGGTTTCCCAGGCGCAGGGGGTGTTGAATCGCCTTGACCGCATGAGTGCCACTCTGGAGCAATACCGGCAGGGTTTTCGCCAGCAATTTACCTTGGGTATTTCGCCTATGGTGGCGGCGGTTTATTTGCCGCAACTGCTGGTGTATTTGCACGAGCGCGATCCGCAATGCCATATCCGCATTCAGGAGGGCACGCTGGATATTTTGAGTCGCAATCTGGAGCAGGGCGAGCTGGATCTGGTTATTGGCCGTGTGGATGAAGCGGGCCGCAATCCGGCGATGGCGTATCTGCCGCTGGGCATGGTGCCCTTGGGCGTGGCGGCTTGCCGCAAGCATCCTTTGGCGCAGCAAGATGAGGTGACCTGGGAGCAGACGCTGGAATATCCCTGGATATTGCCACCCCGGAACAGCCCGATGCGACGCAGTTTCGAGTTGAGCCTGGATGCCAAGGGCCTGCCGTATCCCACCTGCGCCATTGAATCCGCTTACGCGCATACCAATGCCCGTGTCGCGGTCGGCAGTGATTTTTTAGTACCCATGACGCGCAGCATGGTGCCGGTCTACCCGGAGCTGTGTATCTTGGAACTGGACTGGAGCGACCCGCGCTTGCATGGTCAGCTCGGTCTGTTGTGGCGCCCGCAGGATTCGGGCGAACCGATGTTGGAAGAGGTAATTAGCTGGATGAGCAAACAATCTCAAGTGATGTGA
- a CDS encoding sulfatase family protein, protein MSQSVPNFLLIIADQLRADHLACYGNKEIKTPNLDALAARGWSADRFYVATPICMPNRASLMTGRMPSLHGARHNGVPLPLDSSTFVDVLRQAGWSTALVGKAHLQNITDTPPLYPRPDDPPTKGEARPPLPTNDYGQECGQWWRDRPDHGVQLPFYGYEHVDLAIDHGDQVWGDYGRWLQDEHPEIAALSGPENAVPTPDYELSRIGQAWRTRVPEEYSTTAWIGERTRAVLDKYAQEQQPFFIQCSFPDPHHPYTPHGQYWDMYKPEEVSLPDSFHLGPHPLPAHLQLLHQLRDEGKAIKHTPTLFACSEREAREAIALNYGSITHIDAEIGRILDHLERTGQAENTIVMFMSDHGDFMGDHQLMLKGPVHYQSIIRSPFIWFDPRNAKAQGTSGAVCSTIDVAPTVLERAGQLPYNGIQGRSLLQLMQNEAVDWRKGVLIEEENQRKLFNTPIRTKLRSLVTQQHRLSLYEGGQIGELYDLQADPLEQHNLWNEPDAQALKTTLLCQLIDTMMAHSETSPLPLAIA, encoded by the coding sequence ATGTCTCAATCAGTACCCAATTTTTTATTGATTATTGCGGATCAACTCCGCGCTGACCATTTAGCCTGTTACGGCAATAAAGAAATAAAAACGCCCAATCTGGATGCTTTAGCAGCTCGCGGTTGGAGTGCTGATCGATTTTACGTCGCTACCCCCATCTGCATGCCCAACCGTGCATCCCTGATGACCGGTCGCATGCCCTCGTTGCACGGTGCTCGTCACAACGGGGTTCCTCTGCCACTGGACTCCAGCACTTTTGTCGATGTACTGCGTCAAGCGGGCTGGAGCACGGCATTGGTAGGCAAGGCGCACCTGCAAAATATAACGGATACGCCACCACTGTACCCACGTCCGGATGATCCGCCGACCAAGGGTGAAGCGCGTCCTCCCCTGCCTACTAACGATTACGGCCAGGAATGTGGCCAATGGTGGCGCGACCGTCCCGATCACGGCGTGCAACTGCCTTTTTACGGCTACGAGCACGTGGACCTGGCTATTGATCACGGCGATCAGGTCTGGGGTGACTATGGTCGCTGGCTGCAGGATGAACACCCTGAAATCGCCGCCTTGTCCGGCCCTGAAAACGCCGTCCCGACCCCCGACTACGAGTTAAGCCGTATTGGCCAAGCCTGGCGTACCCGTGTGCCAGAAGAGTACAGCACCACGGCCTGGATTGGTGAACGCACCCGCGCTGTGCTGGACAAATATGCCCAGGAACAACAGCCCTTCTTTATTCAGTGTTCTTTTCCGGACCCGCACCACCCTTACACACCCCACGGTCAGTACTGGGACATGTACAAGCCGGAAGAGGTCAGCCTGCCTGACTCCTTCCACCTCGGGCCGCATCCCCTGCCTGCGCATCTGCAATTGCTGCATCAGCTGCGTGATGAGGGCAAAGCCATCAAGCACACACCCACGCTGTTTGCCTGCTCCGAGCGCGAAGCCCGTGAGGCGATTGCGCTGAACTACGGCTCCATCACCCATATTGATGCCGAGATCGGACGCATTCTGGATCATCTGGAGCGCACTGGTCAGGCGGAAAACACCATCGTCATGTTCATGAGTGATCATGGCGACTTCATGGGCGACCATCAGTTGATGCTGAAAGGTCCTGTGCATTACCAGAGCATCATTCGCAGCCCCTTTATCTGGTTTGACCCCAGAAATGCGAAAGCGCAAGGCACAAGTGGAGCTGTCTGTTCTACCATTGACGTCGCGCCTACGGTGCTGGAGCGTGCGGGCCAGTTGCCCTACAACGGCATTCAGGGTCGCTCCTTGCTGCAATTGATGCAAAACGAAGCAGTGGATTGGCGCAAAGGTGTGCTGATCGAGGAAGAAAACCAGCGCAAGCTGTTCAATACGCCTATTCGCACCAAGCTGCGTTCGCTGGTCACGCAGCAGCATCGTTTAAGCCTGTACGAAGGCGGTCAAATCGGAGAGCTGTACGATCTGCAAGCCGATCCGCTGGAACAACATAATTTGTGGAATGAACCGGACGCGCAAGCGTTAAAAACAACGCTTTTGTGCCAATTGATCGATACCATGATGGCTCACAGCGAAACCAGTCCCCTGCCCTTGGCGATAGCGTGA
- a CDS encoding Bug family tripartite tricarboxylate transporter substrate binding protein — MPTLSLLRKVSICALILPLATPVQSAEVATIVVSSVAGGPLDVLGRMLAREATETTGQTIVVENRAGAAGTIAAEAVGRAKPDGNTLLLTLDTVATANPHIYVNSKFKIGESLELVSLLGTFDQVLVVPSKTGITTPAEFLERARAKPMNYGSAGMGSPGHLMMSALTQDSGIKLDHIPYRSNSAVVNDMYGERLDSGFLTIAGVLGPIKEGLLTPLATSGGKRNPLLPEVPTLAEAKLPGLENFNESFSYLVFTTKGSPPEKIKAWNDLLSDIVKRPSTAETLRMLDIQAYDSSKVSPAQWVQQRSARWEQIVRDNNIRSDQ, encoded by the coding sequence ATGCCCACCCTTTCCTTGCTGCGCAAAGTAAGCATTTGTGCGCTGATCTTACCTTTGGCTACGCCAGTCCAGAGTGCCGAGGTGGCCACAATTGTGGTCAGTTCCGTGGCAGGCGGCCCGCTGGATGTCCTGGGTCGCATGTTGGCCCGCGAGGCCACTGAAACCACCGGTCAGACGATTGTGGTGGAGAACCGCGCGGGTGCGGCAGGCACAATTGCTGCCGAAGCGGTGGGCCGAGCCAAGCCGGATGGCAATACCTTGCTGCTGACACTGGATACGGTTGCCACGGCCAATCCGCATATTTACGTCAACAGCAAGTTCAAGATCGGGGAGTCCCTGGAGCTGGTGTCCTTGCTGGGTACTTTTGACCAGGTTCTGGTGGTTCCCAGCAAGACCGGCATCACCACACCTGCCGAGTTTCTGGAGCGTGCTCGCGCCAAGCCCATGAATTACGGTTCGGCCGGTATGGGTTCGCCTGGGCATTTGATGATGTCGGCCTTGACGCAAGATAGCGGTATCAAACTGGATCACATTCCGTATCGCAGCAATAGTGCTGTGGTCAATGATATGTATGGCGAACGTCTGGACAGCGGCTTTCTGACGATTGCTGGTGTTTTGGGTCCGATCAAGGAAGGTCTACTGACGCCATTGGCAACGTCCGGTGGCAAGCGCAATCCATTGCTGCCTGAAGTCCCTACTTTGGCCGAAGCGAAGTTGCCAGGCCTGGAGAACTTCAACGAGAGCTTCTCGTACCTGGTGTTCACCACCAAGGGTTCACCTCCAGAGAAAATCAAGGCTTGGAACGACTTGCTGAGCGATATCGTGAAACGTCCTTCTACCGCCGAGACTTTGCGGATGCTGGATATTCAAGCCTACGATTCGTCCAAGGTTTCTCCAGCGCAATGGGTGCAGCAGCGCAGTGCTCGCTGGGAGCAGATTGTACGGGATAACAATATTCGCTCTGATCAGTAA
- a CDS encoding IS110 family transposase has product MKITTLGIDLAKQVFQLHGVDEQGKTVLRKQLKRDQMATFFATLPVCLIGMEACGSAHHWARKLESFGHTVRLIAPQFVKPYVKTNKNDAADAEAICEAVARPNMRFVPIKNIEQQSVLALHRARQGFVRARTAQANQIRGLLAEFGLIVPQGISHLHTRVPALLEQANQELTGSFRLLILRLLDHLKELDKQVHELERQIKAWHKANEASCRLEKVAGIGPITASALVATIGDAKNFTNGRQLAAWLGLVPKQHSSGGKSVLLGISKRGDQYLRTLLIHGARAVIYRARQAAEPTGWLQRLLQRSHANVAAVALANKNARIVWALLANQRTFQPDYTPDGS; this is encoded by the coding sequence ATGAAGATTACGACACTAGGTATCGATCTGGCAAAGCAAGTCTTTCAACTGCACGGCGTCGATGAACAAGGCAAAACCGTGTTAAGAAAACAGCTCAAACGCGACCAGATGGCCACGTTCTTCGCCACCTTACCGGTCTGCCTGATTGGCATGGAAGCATGTGGAAGTGCGCATCATTGGGCCCGTAAATTAGAATCGTTCGGGCATACCGTACGCTTGATTGCCCCTCAGTTTGTTAAACCCTACGTTAAAACCAACAAGAACGATGCTGCTGATGCCGAAGCCATCTGCGAGGCAGTGGCTCGGCCTAACATGCGGTTTGTACCGATCAAAAATATCGAACAACAGTCCGTCTTGGCCTTGCACCGGGCTCGACAAGGGTTCGTACGGGCACGGACCGCACAGGCCAATCAGATCCGCGGATTACTGGCTGAGTTCGGGCTGATCGTCCCACAGGGAATCTCTCACCTGCATACACGTGTCCCTGCGCTACTCGAGCAGGCGAATCAGGAGCTGACGGGCTCATTTCGATTACTCATACTCCGGCTCCTGGATCACTTAAAAGAGCTGGATAAACAGGTCCATGAGTTGGAGCGGCAGATTAAAGCCTGGCATAAGGCCAATGAAGCGAGCTGCCGACTTGAGAAAGTTGCGGGCATTGGCCCGATCACCGCCAGTGCCTTGGTTGCCACGATCGGCGATGCCAAAAACTTCACCAATGGCCGACAGTTAGCGGCGTGGCTAGGCTTAGTGCCCAAGCAGCACTCCAGTGGTGGCAAGTCCGTGCTCCTGGGAATCAGCAAACGAGGAGATCAATATCTACGTACCTTGTTAATTCATGGCGCTCGAGCGGTGATCTATCGTGCACGGCAAGCCGCAGAGCCCACCGGTTGGCTACAACGACTCTTGCAGCGATCTCACGCTAACGTAGCGGCTGTTGCATTAGCCAACAAAAATGCCCGTATCGTCTGGGCGTTACTGGCCAATCAACGAACCTTCCAGCCTGACTACACGCCTGACGGCTCATAG
- a CDS encoding Bug family tripartite tricarboxylate transporter substrate binding protein yields the protein MLAIKKTMVGLVAALGLGAVGPVWADYPDHPVRVVIPYPPGAAGDIIFRILQPELSRELGQTVITDYKTGAGGNIGTQMVARSKPDGYTLLFSATNNFVINQFLYKNMGYDPFKDLHVINKVADAAAFVYVNGELPVKNMAEFRDYVQQRKGQVNYGTPGAGTTPELSAWKLSEALEGDMLGIHYRGSAPGIQALLSNEVQMFVSSYGLGAAFLPEGRLKALAVALPERFPALPDVPTMEELGYKDVVISNWWALAVPAGTDTEIVAKIEGALEKVLADPEIRKKLLDQGYLLSKVSAEEFRKELPAEADYWHDIVTKAGISLD from the coding sequence ATGCTGGCAATTAAAAAGACGATGGTGGGCCTTGTAGCTGCGCTTGGCCTGGGGGCAGTGGGACCGGTCTGGGCGGATTATCCCGATCATCCTGTGCGAGTGGTGATTCCTTACCCTCCGGGAGCGGCGGGTGACATTATTTTCCGTATCTTGCAGCCCGAGCTGTCTCGGGAGCTGGGGCAAACGGTGATTACGGATTACAAGACCGGCGCGGGCGGCAATATCGGCACGCAGATGGTGGCGCGCTCCAAGCCGGATGGTTATACCTTGCTGTTTTCAGCCACCAATAATTTTGTGATCAATCAGTTCTTGTACAAGAACATGGGCTATGACCCATTCAAGGATTTGCATGTGATCAACAAGGTGGCGGATGCGGCGGCGTTTGTTTATGTGAATGGGGAGTTGCCGGTCAAGAATATGGCTGAATTCCGGGATTACGTGCAGCAGCGCAAAGGGCAAGTGAATTACGGGACGCCGGGGGCAGGCACCACGCCGGAGCTGTCGGCCTGGAAATTGTCCGAGGCTCTGGAAGGCGACATGCTGGGTATTCATTACCGCGGCTCGGCACCGGGGATTCAGGCCTTGTTGAGCAATGAAGTGCAGATGTTTGTCAGCAGCTACGGCTTGGGGGCTGCTTTTTTGCCAGAGGGGCGTTTGAAGGCTTTGGCAGTGGCCTTGCCAGAGCGTTTCCCGGCTTTGCCCGATGTACCGACGATGGAGGAGCTGGGCTACAAGGATGTGGTGATCAGCAACTGGTGGGCCTTGGCGGTTCCTGCCGGGACAGATACGGAGATTGTGGCCAAGATTGAAGGGGCTTTGGAGAAGGTGCTGGCCGATCCCGAGATTCGCAAGAAGCTGCTGGATCAGGGGTATTTGCTGTCCAAGGTGTCGGCCGAGGAGTTCCGCAAGGAGCTGCCTGCAGAGGCGGATTACTGGCACGACATCGTGACTAAGGCTGGGATTAGTTTGGACTGA
- a CDS encoding MBL fold metallo-hydrolase: protein MKITMLGTGAALPDPDRAQSSILVTLENGKNYLFDCGEGSTRQMVKANINPADVPWVFLSHLHYDHVCGLPFFVLSSWVFNREGKLKVFGPKGTQDFVDHSFENGAFRVDIQARAAYPARQKNIEAVRPEVFEVEPGLMYEDEDVKIYIDVVDHIPTEITDCFGIRMEAEGKVVAFSGDTAPCESMIRLAQDADLLIHECTFPESFLKHRAESGVGTFAHTSPLQLGEIARKANVKSLVATHFGHYDSTSPVIKRAAGNHLPVDLMGPERLDEVARDIRKSYKGDLRLATDLMRIDL from the coding sequence GTGAAGATAACCATGCTTGGTACCGGCGCTGCGCTGCCAGATCCCGACCGTGCTCAGTCGTCCATTTTGGTGACGCTGGAGAACGGCAAGAATTACCTGTTTGATTGCGGCGAAGGGTCCACGCGTCAGATGGTGAAGGCCAATATCAATCCGGCTGATGTGCCGTGGGTGTTTTTAAGCCATCTGCACTATGACCATGTTTGCGGCCTGCCGTTTTTCGTGCTGTCCAGCTGGGTTTTTAATCGTGAAGGCAAGCTGAAGGTTTTTGGTCCTAAAGGCACGCAGGATTTTGTGGATCATTCCTTCGAGAACGGTGCTTTCCGTGTGGATATTCAGGCCCGTGCGGCCTATCCGGCTCGTCAGAAAAACATTGAAGCTGTACGTCCCGAGGTTTTCGAGGTGGAACCCGGCCTGATGTACGAGGACGAGGACGTCAAGATCTACATTGATGTGGTGGATCACATTCCTACCGAAATTACGGATTGCTTTGGTATCCGCATGGAGGCCGAAGGCAAGGTGGTGGCGTTCAGTGGCGACACGGCTCCTTGCGAGTCCATGATACGTCTGGCGCAGGATGCCGATTTGCTGATACACGAGTGCACGTTCCCGGAGTCTTTCCTGAAGCATCGTGCGGAATCCGGGGTAGGAACGTTTGCACATACCAGCCCTTTGCAGTTGGGTGAGATTGCTCGCAAAGCCAATGTGAAGAGTTTAGTGGCGACCCATTTTGGGCATTACGATTCCACCAGTCCGGTGATTAAACGTGCGGCGGGTAATCATCTGCCGGTTGATTTGATGGGGCCGGAGCGCCTGGACGAAGTGGCTCGGGATATTCGCAAAAGCTACAAAGGCGATTTGCGTTTGGCAACGGATTTGATGCGCATAGACCTGTAA
- a CDS encoding GntR family transcriptional regulator: MVDPTRSSLRKQSKLPLSLKVKYTLRARLERGEWPVGTRIPTLEELMQEYGVSRATVRAALDELEHEGLIERTRGKGTFVIGDVAQDHWLMLPTNWDALIEHLTRLDSVMVELGSGAGALPIEITGQSLPDEYWWTNRINYADGVAYSLNTVYVLQALAQTLQPELSQEPVLLVLNRLAREQIHTVRQTLTVRVADADLARHLSMDIGMPVVRVIRLIMNRANQLVYAAQVFYPAKYLSIQTELTPGF, translated from the coding sequence ATGGTTGATCCCACACGTTCTTCGCTGCGCAAACAGTCCAAATTGCCTCTGTCGCTCAAGGTGAAATATACCTTGCGAGCGCGCCTGGAGCGTGGTGAATGGCCGGTGGGGACGCGTATCCCCACGCTGGAAGAGCTGATGCAGGAATACGGGGTTTCGCGTGCTACTGTGCGTGCGGCTCTGGACGAACTGGAGCACGAAGGCCTGATCGAGCGTACGCGTGGCAAAGGCACTTTTGTGATTGGCGACGTTGCACAGGATCATTGGCTGATGTTGCCCACCAATTGGGATGCCTTGATCGAGCATTTGACGCGTCTGGATTCGGTCATGGTGGAGCTGGGCAGTGGTGCGGGAGCCTTGCCCATTGAAATTACCGGCCAGTCCTTGCCGGATGAGTACTGGTGGACCAATCGCATCAATTACGCCGATGGCGTGGCTTATAGCCTGAATACGGTGTATGTCCTGCAAGCTTTGGCCCAGACCTTGCAGCCTGAATTAAGTCAGGAGCCTGTGCTGCTGGTGCTCAATCGTCTGGCTCGCGAGCAGATTCATACGGTTCGTCAAACCCTGACGGTGCGGGTTGCTGATGCGGACCTGGCGCGTCATTTGAGCATGGATATAGGCATGCCCGTCGTGCGGGTGATTCGCCTGATCATGAACCGTGCGAATCAACTGGTTTATGCGGCGCAGGTCTTTTATCCTGCCAAATACCTCAGCATTCAGACTGAGCTGACACCTGGTTTCTAA